A single Pangasianodon hypophthalmus isolate fPanHyp1 chromosome 27, fPanHyp1.pri, whole genome shotgun sequence DNA region contains:
- the si:dkey-273o13.3 gene encoding uncharacterized protein si:dkey-273o13.3: MILQEQNEDLHNTLRQTVVRMECLGAEFITEHHQLESELHRTRVELSSMMDKFMRLQANYSAIQQTDDFQEGETHCMDERMDADREKLNQQISELTKQLSAAKTTIQSLETINVTSMLQEALVKHFKSDDPIKPFKPAVAPPPFQFMDSDHYNKGSVAGDEQSLGPVPEEDESDWSEMGEEAKHYALSSLEGGQHGCTGFSPWHQEQGRWVKSDQYRRGDGDTESESGGEEMAYTQRLQIPHLQFSIHPETLPVPVSSLKQHLDGPVGKEYHIHTGRQLSSPIRILSASLEGINSTDLQQLEHHGQLKCTKGKMDFHHPQQGAVEDWTEDELTHNWKKANKQHTGDGEKGAGSSGSEPMANLESAQKMLNHFIQEGEKTKL; the protein is encoded by the exons AT GATCCTACAGGAACAGAATGAAGACCTGCATAACACTTTGCGGCAAACAGTGGTGCGTATGGAGTGCTTAGGAGCTGAATTTATCACTGAACATCATCAATTGGAATCAGAGCTACATAGGACTCGTGTGGAACTAAGCAGCATGATGGACAAGTTCATGAG ACTTCAGGCTAATTATTCTGCCATTCAGCAGACTGATGATTTCCAGGAGGGTGAAACACACTGTATG GATGAACGTATGGATGCTGATCGTGAGAAACTGAACCAGCAGATCTCAGAACTGACAAAACAGCTGTCAGCTGCCAAGACAACCATTCAGAGCCTGGAGACAATTAAT GTGACATCAATGCTCCAGGAAGCACTTGTAAAGCATTTTAAATCAGATGATCCCATCAAGCCATTCAAGCCAGCTGTTGCACCTCCTCCATTTCAATTTATGGACAGTGACCATTATAACAAAGGCTCAGTAGCTGGAGATGAGCAATCATTGGGTCCTGTCCCAGAAGAGgatgaatctgattggtcagaaatggGTGAGGAGgcaaagcactatgccttgaGTAGTTTGGAAGGAGGTCAACATGGTTGTACAGGCTTTTCACCATGGCATCAGGAGCAGGGTCGTTGGGTAAAGTCGGATCAGTACAGAAGGGGAGatggagacacagagagtgaaTCAGGAGGGGAAGAAATGGCCTACACCCAGCGCCTACAGATACCCCACCTTCAGTTCAGCATACACCCAGAGACCTTACCAGTGCCTGTGTCCAGCTTGAAACAGCATCTGGATGGCCCTGTAGGAAAGGAATACCATATTCACACTGGACGCCAACTAAGCTCTCCTATTCGCATCCTGTCTGCTAGCTTGGAGGGCATCAACTCCACCGACCTGCAGCAGCTTGAGCATCATGGCCAATTAAAATGCACCAAAGGTAAGATGGACTTCCACCATCCACAACAGGGTGCTGTTGAAGATTGGACTGAAGATGAGCTTACTCATAACTGGAAGAAGGCAAACAAGCAACACactggagatggagagaaaggggCAGGAAGCAGTGGCTCGGAGCCAATGGCTAATCTGGAGTCAGCACAGAAGATGCTTAACCACTTCATACAGGAGGGAGAGAAGACAAAACTATGA